One segment of Proteus appendicitidis DNA contains the following:
- a CDS encoding anaerobic C4-dicarboxylate transporter, which translates to MLAVELIIVLLAIFLGARLGGIGIGFAGGLGVLVLAAIGVKPGSIPFDVISIIMAVIAAISAMQVAGGLDYLVGQTEKLLRRNPKYITILAPIVTYFLTLFAGTGNISLATLPVIAEVAKEQGIKPCRPLSTGVVAAQIGITASPISAAVVYMASVMENPAMVGEGHTVSYITLLSILLPATFLAIILMSFIVSWVFNSKLSDDAVYRERLEQGLVELRGSQARRETLPGAKSSVMLFLLGVLCVVTYAIVNSPSLGLVKTPLMNTTNAILIIMLSVATLITVFCKVKTDNILNSSTFKAGMSACICILGVAWLGDTFVSSNIDWIKLTAGDLITGHPWLLAVIFFFCSALLYSQAATAKALMPMALALGVTPLTAIASFSAVSGLFILPTYPTLVAAVQMDDTGTTRIGKLVFNHPFFIPGTIGVVLAVAFGFLFGSMIL; encoded by the coding sequence ATGTTAGCCGTAGAATTGATTATCGTTCTGCTGGCCATTTTCCTCGGTGCGAGACTTGGGGGAATTGGTATCGGGTTTGCCGGTGGTTTAGGGGTTTTAGTTTTAGCTGCTATCGGTGTTAAACCTGGTTCAATCCCTTTTGATGTTATCTCCATCATTATGGCTGTTATTGCCGCAATCTCTGCAATGCAGGTTGCTGGTGGTTTGGATTACCTTGTTGGCCAAACTGAAAAACTGTTAAGACGTAATCCAAAATACATCACAATTCTTGCGCCTATTGTGACTTATTTCTTAACTCTATTTGCAGGTACAGGGAACATCTCTTTAGCAACACTGCCAGTTATCGCTGAAGTTGCAAAAGAACAAGGCATCAAACCTTGCCGTCCTTTATCAACAGGTGTTGTTGCTGCTCAAATCGGTATTACTGCATCTCCTATCTCTGCTGCTGTTGTTTACATGGCTTCTGTCATGGAAAACCCAGCAATGGTGGGTGAAGGTCATACTGTAAGTTATATCACTCTGCTGTCTATCTTATTACCAGCGACTTTCCTTGCTATCATTCTGATGTCATTCATCGTGTCTTGGGTATTTAACTCAAAACTGTCTGATGATGCTGTCTACCGTGAGCGTTTAGAACAAGGTCTGGTTGAATTACGTGGTAGCCAAGCACGTAGAGAAACATTACCAGGTGCTAAATCATCTGTAATGCTGTTCCTACTGGGTGTTCTGTGTGTTGTAACTTATGCAATTGTCAACAGCCCAAGCTTAGGTCTTGTCAAAACTCCACTGATGAATACGACTAACGCTATTCTTATCATCATGCTGAGTGTTGCAACCTTAATCACTGTTTTCTGTAAAGTTAAAACTGACAACATCTTAAACTCAAGTACCTTTAAAGCAGGTATGAGTGCATGTATTTGTATTCTGGGTGTTGCATGGTTAGGTGATACTTTCGTTTCAAGCAACATCGATTGGATCAAACTGACTGCGGGTGACTTAATCACTGGCCATCCTTGGTTATTAGCGGTTATCTTCTTCTTCTGTTCTGCTCTGTTATATTCTCAAGCAGCAACAGCGAAAGCGTTAATGCCAATGGCTTTAGCATTAGGTGTAACTCCATTAACTGCCATTGCTTCTTTCTCTGCGGTTTCTGGTCTATTTATTCTGCCAACTTACCCAACACTGGTTGCAGCAGTTCAAATGGATGACACAGGTACAACTCGTATCGGTAAATTAGTCTTCAACCACCCATTCTTTATCCCAGGTACTATTGGTGTGGTATTAGCTGTCGCATTTGGTTTCCTCTT